One window of Metopolophium dirhodum isolate CAU chromosome 3, ASM1992520v1, whole genome shotgun sequence genomic DNA carries:
- the LOC132941210 gene encoding uncharacterized protein LOC132941210, whose translation MAEKQWVVGLFEEENKFSVIPSNWIVQLGNTTFCQWPKKRITDTMIINYENPTKDWQPFPVKIIEQYSTYEQASKREKEIFLQSSESDQSVGSKFENYLQFVKKSLKNSKYPLQDIYNRVIEHRYVQINVIKKNTYPIFKKEILNYDDFYKYNPFITYYESMITEQFIISSTKSKDKYFILYDKSIVFVQQIKKHLSGEVILEVCKFNRSFQMSNNPICSTTVGCFYVITDNISIQFEIKLDQIKFKCFFIPTSDSKAVVISLLHTCTK comes from the exons atGGCTGAAAAacag tgggTAGTTGGCCTATTTgaagaagaaaataaattttcagTGATACCCAGTAATTGGATTGTACAACTAGGTAACACTACATTTTGTCAGTGGCCTAAAAAGCGTATTACagatacaatgataataaattatgaaaatccaACTAAAGATTGGCAACCATTCcctgtaaaaataattgaacaatatt CTACTTATGAGCAAGCTTCAAAAagagaaaaagaaatatttttacaatcttCTGAATCAGATCAAAGTGTAGGaagtaaatttgaaaattatctacaattcgttaaaaaaagtttaaaaaactcTAAGTATCCGTTACAAGATATATATAATCGCGTAATAGAACACAGATATGTTCAAataaatgtgataaaaaaaaatacatatcccatttttaaaaaagaaatattaaactatgatgatttttataagtataacccatttataacatattatgaatctatgATTAcagaacaatttataataagttcGACCAAATCAAAAgacaaatactttattttatacgacaaaagtatagtttttgTGCAAcagattaaaaaacatttaagtgGTGAAGTTATATTAGAAGtatgtaaatttaatagatCTTTTCAAATGTCAAATAACCCAATTTGTTCAACTACTGTTGgctgtttttatgtaattactgATAACATTTCTATTCAATTTGAGATTAAATTagatcaaataaaatttaaatgtttttttattccaaCTTCTGATTCCAAAGCTGTGGTTATAAGTTTGTTACACACATGtaccaaataa